From Streptomyces sp. GSL17-111, one genomic window encodes:
- a CDS encoding helix-turn-helix domain-containing protein has product MTATVESAWGAVPETQVRTFTARARDEIPVLAADILREIRRAHPSLPVVVDETSGEPMSLIGIRRALEHFVEHLATGLGSPHVHPTVFQDFGRGELLQGRSLDSLQAIYRLGVRLAWRRLAEIGQQAEIPAPAMYELAESGFQYLDGLVAESVRGYAEAAARQAGERLRLQRRLLDLLLDESGHGGRLESVLAERAARIGWPVPQTVAVAVLVPPAREALPPALGPEVLLDMEREQPLMVVPEPDAAGRGELLRRATAGWSGAVGPPVGVAEAAKSLRWAQSAVSLMERGLLPSGGLLDCTEHTEALVLLPPEELIDDLGRRLLAPLEECGPTHARRLAETMLAWLETRGGAPEVATRLGVHPQTVRYRLRQIREMWGEAVDDPDRRFELELVLRARRLRGDLA; this is encoded by the coding sequence GTGACGGCGACCGTGGAGTCCGCGTGGGGAGCGGTCCCCGAGACCCAGGTCCGCACGTTCACCGCGCGGGCCCGGGACGAGATCCCCGTGCTCGCCGCCGACATCCTGCGGGAGATCCGCCGCGCCCACCCGAGTCTGCCCGTCGTCGTCGACGAGACCTCGGGCGAGCCCATGTCGCTCATCGGCATCCGCCGGGCGCTCGAACACTTCGTGGAGCACCTGGCCACCGGTCTCGGCAGCCCGCACGTGCACCCCACCGTCTTCCAGGACTTCGGCCGGGGCGAGCTGCTCCAGGGCCGCAGCCTCGACTCACTCCAGGCGATCTACCGGCTCGGCGTGCGGCTCGCCTGGCGGCGGCTGGCGGAGATCGGCCAGCAGGCCGAGATCCCCGCCCCGGCGATGTACGAGCTGGCCGAGTCGGGCTTCCAGTACCTCGACGGCCTGGTCGCCGAATCCGTGCGCGGATACGCCGAGGCGGCGGCCCGGCAGGCGGGGGAGCGGCTGCGCCTGCAACGCCGCCTGCTCGACCTGCTGCTCGACGAGAGCGGGCACGGCGGGCGGCTCGAGTCGGTGCTGGCCGAACGGGCGGCCCGGATCGGCTGGCCGGTCCCGCAGACGGTGGCCGTCGCCGTGCTCGTCCCCCCGGCGCGGGAGGCGCTGCCGCCCGCCCTCGGCCCCGAGGTCCTGCTCGACATGGAACGCGAGCAGCCGCTCATGGTCGTGCCCGAGCCGGACGCGGCGGGCCGGGGCGAGCTGCTGCGCCGCGCGACGGCGGGCTGGTCGGGCGCCGTCGGCCCGCCGGTGGGCGTCGCGGAGGCGGCGAAGTCGTTGCGCTGGGCGCAGTCGGCGGTGTCGCTGATGGAACGCGGACTGCTGCCGTCGGGCGGGCTGCTGGACTGCACCGAGCACACCGAGGCCCTGGTGCTCCTCCCACCCGAGGAGCTCATCGACGACCTCGGCCGACGTCTGCTGGCCCCGCTGGAGGAGTGCGGCCCCACGCACGCCAGGCGGCTCGCGGAGACGATGCTCGCCTGGCTGGAGACGCGCGGCGGCGCGCCGGAGGTGGCGACCCGGCTGGGCGTCCACCCGCAGACCGTGCGCTACCGGCTGCGGCAGATCCGGGAGATGTGGGGCGAGGCGGTCGACGACCCCGACCGCCGCTTCGAGCTGGAGCTCGTGCTCCGCGCCCGCAGGCTGCGCGGCGACCTGGCCTGA
- a CDS encoding MarR family winged helix-turn-helix transcriptional regulator, which produces MTRAKTPADRLTLDVLELLGDVVGRYYEEYDKAAAQHSLTGAQARVLALLAYSPMPMRHLAQRLKCEPSNVTGIVDRLTARGLVERRSDETDRRVKLAAVTPEGRRTAAALRESLGDFAREPLGRLDAADRRTLRDLLRRMLGTGEPPDATD; this is translated from the coding sequence ATGACCCGTGCCAAGACCCCCGCCGACCGGCTCACGCTCGACGTGCTGGAGCTGCTCGGCGACGTCGTGGGCCGCTACTACGAGGAGTACGACAAGGCCGCCGCCCAGCACTCCCTGACCGGCGCGCAGGCGCGGGTGCTCGCCCTGCTGGCCTACTCCCCCATGCCCATGCGGCACCTCGCCCAGCGGCTCAAGTGCGAGCCGTCGAACGTGACGGGCATCGTCGACCGGCTGACCGCGCGCGGTCTGGTCGAGCGACGGTCCGACGAGACGGACCGCAGGGTGAAGCTCGCCGCCGTCACGCCCGAGGGACGGCGGACGGCGGCGGCGCTGCGGGAGTCGCTCGGCGACTTCGCCCGGGAGCCGCTGGGACGCCTGGACGCGGCGGACCGCCGGACGCTGCGGGACCTGCTGCGCCGGATGCTCGGCACCGGCGAGCCGCCGGACGCCACCGACTGA
- a CDS encoding NADP-dependent oxidoreductase: MSLPTTGRAWHLTARPNGWPTPEDFALREEPVAAPASGQILVRNAVLSVDPYMRGRMNDVKSYVPPFRLDHPMEGGAVGVVVASEAEGFSVGDHVLHFLGWREYATLDAAHAQKVSADLAPLSTYLGVMGMPGLTAYAGLLDVASFQEGDAVFVSGAAGAVGSQVGQIARIKGASRVIGSAGSPEKVKLLTEEYGFDAAFNYKDGPVAEQLRAAAPEGIDVYFDNVGGDHLEAAIGSLKVHGRATLCGAIAQYNDTEAAPGPRNLALAIGKRLRLTGMLVNDHQKLMPRFTEETAGWIASGELKYHETASEGIESAVDAFLGMLRGRNTGKMIVRLAD; this comes from the coding sequence ATGAGCCTGCCCACGACCGGCCGCGCCTGGCACCTGACAGCCCGCCCGAACGGCTGGCCGACCCCGGAGGACTTCGCGCTGCGCGAGGAACCCGTCGCGGCCCCCGCGTCCGGGCAGATCCTCGTGCGCAACGCCGTGCTGTCCGTGGACCCGTACATGCGCGGCCGGATGAACGACGTCAAGTCCTACGTACCCCCCTTCCGGCTCGACCACCCGATGGAGGGCGGCGCCGTCGGCGTCGTCGTGGCCTCCGAGGCCGAGGGCTTCTCGGTCGGCGACCACGTCCTGCACTTCCTCGGCTGGCGCGAGTACGCGACGCTCGACGCCGCGCACGCCCAGAAGGTCTCCGCCGACCTGGCCCCGCTGAGCACCTACCTCGGCGTCATGGGCATGCCCGGCCTGACCGCCTACGCGGGCCTGCTCGACGTGGCGTCCTTCCAGGAGGGCGACGCCGTCTTCGTCTCCGGTGCCGCCGGAGCCGTCGGCAGCCAGGTCGGCCAGATCGCCCGGATCAAGGGCGCCTCCCGCGTCATCGGCAGCGCCGGCTCGCCCGAGAAGGTCAAGCTGCTCACCGAGGAGTACGGCTTCGACGCCGCCTTCAACTACAAGGACGGCCCGGTCGCCGAGCAGTTGCGCGCGGCGGCCCCGGAGGGCATCGACGTCTACTTCGACAACGTCGGCGGCGACCACCTGGAGGCCGCCATCGGCTCCCTCAAGGTCCACGGCCGCGCCACGCTGTGCGGCGCCATCGCCCAGTACAACGACACCGAGGCGGCACCGGGCCCGCGCAACCTCGCCCTGGCCATCGGCAAGCGGCTGCGCCTCACGGGCATGCTCGTGAACGACCACCAGAAGCTGATGCCGCGCTTCACGGAGGAGACCGCCGGCTGGATCGCCTCCGGGGAGCTGAAGTACCACGAGACCGCGAGCGAGGGCATCGAGTCCGCCGTGGACGCGTTCCTCGGCATGCTCCGCGGCCGCAACACCGGAAAGATGATCGTCCGCCTCGCCGACTGA
- a CDS encoding organic hydroperoxide resistance protein — protein sequence MSIQPVDVLYTAVATAENGRDGKVASSDGQLEVVVNPPKEMGGSGAGTNPEQLFAAGYSACFQGALGVVARQEKADISGSTVTAEVGIGKTPEGGFGLKVAIKADIPNVDAATAQALVEKAHQVCPYSSATRGNIEVTVSA from the coding sequence ATGTCCATCCAGCCCGTCGACGTCCTCTACACCGCCGTCGCCACCGCCGAGAACGGCCGCGACGGCAAGGTCGCCAGCAGTGACGGCCAGCTCGAGGTCGTCGTCAACCCGCCCAAGGAGATGGGCGGCAGCGGAGCCGGCACCAACCCCGAGCAGCTCTTCGCCGCCGGGTACAGCGCCTGCTTCCAGGGCGCGCTCGGAGTCGTAGCCCGTCAGGAGAAGGCCGACATCTCCGGCTCGACCGTCACCGCCGAGGTCGGCATAGGCAAGACGCCCGAGGGCGGCTTCGGCCTGAAGGTCGCGATCAAGGCCGACATCCCGAACGTGGACGCGGCCACGGCCCAGGCCCTGGTGGAGAAGGCCCACCAGGTGTGCCCGTACTCCAGCGCCACGCGCGGGAACATCGAGGTCACCGTCTCGGCCTGA
- a CDS encoding zinc-dependent alcohol dehydrogenase, giving the protein MIPSVRTARAVVVDGPRAHRLVSGPVAEPGAGEVRVAVSAALVGPADRAVYEGRTVGCPTVYPVTPGREWSGTVEAVGEGVTERLLGRAVAGRTEPGGCLTCARCREGSSHLCARPPGRPGPGAFADVLVLPAELLHTLPDGGDRPAAALLGRAAVAAGAALAGAPVPGERVAVHGAGTLGLLTVQVLAASSPGELVVVDRRVRRLEQALGLGADRTVDPAESSVLHGRCDLVVETAGEPESAHGASLLARPGGRVVLAGRPGPGARGLDPARLASHALTVRAVPGAAPAAWTHAVRAFRLGRLRAEPLVSHAFPLADFGAAMALSGAGQPGAGAVLLRP; this is encoded by the coding sequence GTGATCCCCAGCGTCCGCACCGCACGTGCCGTCGTCGTCGACGGGCCGCGGGCACATCGGCTGGTGAGCGGCCCCGTCGCCGAACCCGGGGCGGGCGAGGTCCGGGTCGCCGTGTCCGCCGCGCTCGTCGGCCCGGCCGACCGCGCCGTGTACGAGGGGCGGACCGTCGGCTGCCCGACCGTCTACCCCGTCACGCCCGGCCGCGAATGGTCGGGGACCGTGGAGGCGGTCGGTGAGGGGGTGACGGAGCGGCTGCTCGGCCGTGCGGTCGCGGGCCGCACCGAGCCCGGCGGATGTCTCACCTGCGCACGCTGTCGTGAAGGATCGTCACATCTGTGCGCGCGGCCGCCCGGCCGCCCGGGCCCCGGCGCCTTCGCCGACGTGCTCGTGCTGCCCGCCGAGCTCCTCCACACGCTGCCGGACGGCGGTGACCGGCCGGCGGCCGCCCTGCTGGGACGCGCGGCCGTGGCCGCCGGGGCCGCCCTGGCCGGCGCGCCCGTGCCCGGGGAGCGGGTGGCGGTGCACGGTGCGGGCACCCTCGGGCTCCTCACGGTCCAGGTGCTGGCCGCCTCCTCGCCCGGCGAACTGGTCGTCGTGGACCGGCGGGTGCGCCGACTGGAGCAGGCGCTCGGGCTCGGCGCGGACCGGACGGTGGACCCGGCGGAGAGCTCCGTCCTGCACGGGCGGTGCGACCTGGTGGTGGAGACGGCCGGTGAGCCGGAGAGCGCGCACGGAGCGTCTCTGCTCGCCCGGCCGGGCGGCCGGGTGGTGCTGGCCGGTCGTCCGGGACCGGGGGCGCGCGGCCTGGACCCGGCGCGGCTGGCCTCGCACGCCCTGACCGTGCGGGCCGTCCCCGGCGCCGCGCCCGCCGCCTGGACGCACGCGGTGCGGGCCTTCCGGCTGGGCCGGCTGCGGGCCGAACCGCTGGTGAGCCACGCGTTCCCGCTGGCGGACTTCGGCGCGGCGATGGCGCTGTCCGGCGCCGGGCAGCCGGGAGCGGGAGCGGTGCTGCTGCGGCCGTGA
- a CDS encoding GDSL-type esterase/lipase family protein: MTVGERVRSRRVGRKGAALTAALLLALGGAACSSGPDPAEETDSRRTFVEGRPSPTPTGDWDTSPESIAALGDSITIGFDTCSLLADCPEASWSTGTSPEVESLAERLLPDPSDATWNYAVAGSDMADLPGQADRAAAHRPDLVTVLIGANDACARDVSAMTPTDDFRADFERSLRTLERGSPDTQVYVASVPDLERLWSQGRDNALATRIWQLGICPTMLGDPAAVDAAATERRERVSERVDAYNAVLEEVCDAAERCRYDGGAVHAYRFTADEVSGLDWFHPSRKGQAVLAELAFERVTAPREP, translated from the coding sequence ATGACGGTCGGCGAACGGGTCCGGAGCCGGAGGGTCGGGCGCAAGGGCGCCGCGCTCACGGCCGCACTCCTGCTCGCGCTGGGCGGGGCGGCGTGCAGCTCCGGGCCGGATCCGGCCGAGGAGACCGACAGCCGCAGGACCTTCGTCGAGGGGCGGCCCTCCCCCACCCCCACCGGCGACTGGGACACCAGTCCCGAGTCCATCGCGGCCCTCGGGGACTCCATCACCATCGGCTTCGACACCTGCTCGCTGCTGGCGGACTGCCCGGAGGCGTCCTGGTCGACGGGCACCTCCCCCGAGGTCGAGAGCCTCGCCGAGCGGCTCCTGCCGGACCCGTCGGACGCGACGTGGAACTACGCCGTCGCCGGCTCCGACATGGCCGACCTGCCCGGCCAGGCCGACCGGGCCGCCGCCCACCGGCCCGATCTGGTCACCGTGCTCATCGGCGCGAACGACGCCTGCGCGCGCGACGTGTCCGCCATGACACCGACCGACGACTTCCGGGCGGACTTCGAACGGTCGCTGCGCACACTGGAACGTGGGTCACCGGACACACAGGTGTACGTGGCCAGCGTGCCCGACCTGGAGCGGCTGTGGTCGCAGGGTCGGGACAACGCGCTGGCCACCCGCATCTGGCAGCTGGGCATCTGTCCGACCATGCTCGGCGACCCCGCCGCCGTGGACGCGGCGGCCACCGAGCGCCGCGAGCGGGTCTCCGAGCGGGTCGACGCCTACAACGCCGTGCTGGAGGAGGTGTGCGACGCCGCCGAGCGCTGCCGCTACGACGGCGGTGCCGTGCACGCGTACCGCTTCACGGCCGACGAGGTCAGCGGCCTGGACTGGTTCCACCCGAGCAGGAAGGGCCAGGCCGTGCTCGCGGAACTCGCCTTCGAGCGGGTGACGGCGCCCCGGGAGCCCTGA
- a CDS encoding DUF3145 domain-containing protein, with protein MTTRGVLYVHSAPRALCPHVEWAVAGVLGTRVSLDWINQPAAPGTWRAELSWQGEPGFASKLASALRGWHLLRFEVTADPSAGAEGERYSSTPQLGIFHAVTGMHGDILIPEDRLRAAMERAARGETDLAAEVSRLLGKPWDDELEPFRYAGEGAPVRWLHQVV; from the coding sequence GTGACGACACGTGGCGTTCTTTATGTGCACTCCGCGCCGCGCGCGCTGTGTCCGCACGTCGAATGGGCGGTGGCCGGCGTACTCGGCACCCGGGTGAGCCTCGACTGGATCAATCAGCCCGCCGCGCCCGGTACCTGGCGTGCGGAGCTGTCCTGGCAGGGGGAGCCCGGCTTCGCCTCGAAGCTGGCCTCCGCCCTCAGAGGCTGGCACCTCCTGCGCTTCGAGGTGACGGCCGACCCCTCCGCCGGGGCGGAGGGCGAGCGCTACAGCTCCACACCCCAGCTCGGCATCTTCCACGCCGTCACCGGCATGCACGGGGACATCCTCATTCCCGAGGACCGGCTGCGGGCCGCCATGGAGCGGGCCGCACGGGGCGAGACGGACCTGGCGGCCGAGGTGTCCCGGCTGCTGGGCAAGCCGTGGGACGACGAGTTGGAGCCCTTCCGCTACGCGGGGGAGGGCGCCCCCGTCCGCTGGCTGCACCAGGTCGTCTGA
- the fabF gene encoding beta-ketoacyl-ACP synthase II → MNTTNRTVVVTGIGATTPLGGDSASTWEGLTTGRSGVSRIEEEWAADMSVRIAARVAVEPTEVLSRPQARKLDRSAQFALVASREAWADAGFESGAGEPGTPIDPARVGVVVASGIGGVQTLLSQYDVLLQKGARRVSPHTVPMLMPNSPSANVSLEVNAQAGVHTPVSACASGAEAIGYGIEMIRTGRADVVVAGGTEAAIHALPVAAFANMMAMSKNNDAPEQASRPYDTARDGFVLGEGAGLLVLESAEHAARRGARVYCEAVGQGLSSDAHHIAQPEPTGRGIAAALQNLLDATDLAPEQCVHVNAHATSTPQGDVAEIKALRKVFGDRLDQVAISATKSMTGHLLGGAGGVESVATVLALYHRTAPPTINVDELDPEVDADIVRGTARALPEGTIAAVNNSFGFGGHNVVLGFRSV, encoded by the coding sequence GTGAACACGACCAATCGCACCGTGGTCGTCACCGGTATCGGCGCAACCACACCGCTGGGTGGCGACAGCGCATCGACCTGGGAAGGTCTGACGACGGGGCGCTCCGGCGTCTCGCGCATCGAGGAGGAGTGGGCGGCGGACATGTCCGTCCGCATCGCGGCCCGGGTGGCGGTGGAACCGACCGAGGTTCTGTCCCGCCCCCAGGCCCGCAAGCTGGACCGCTCCGCGCAGTTCGCGCTGGTCGCCTCCCGTGAGGCGTGGGCCGACGCCGGGTTCGAGAGCGGGGCCGGCGAGCCGGGCACCCCGATCGATCCGGCGCGCGTCGGCGTCGTGGTGGCGTCCGGCATCGGCGGCGTGCAGACGCTGCTGAGCCAGTACGACGTGCTGCTGCAGAAGGGCGCCCGCCGCGTCTCGCCGCACACCGTACCGATGCTCATGCCCAACAGCCCGTCGGCGAACGTGAGCCTGGAGGTCAACGCCCAGGCGGGCGTGCACACTCCGGTGAGCGCGTGCGCCTCGGGCGCCGAGGCCATCGGCTACGGCATCGAGATGATCCGTACCGGCCGCGCCGACGTCGTCGTCGCCGGCGGCACGGAGGCGGCCATCCACGCCCTGCCGGTGGCGGCCTTCGCCAACATGATGGCGATGTCGAAGAACAACGACGCTCCCGAGCAGGCGTCCCGGCCCTACGACACCGCGCGGGACGGTTTCGTCCTCGGCGAGGGCGCCGGCCTGCTGGTGCTGGAGTCGGCCGAGCACGCGGCCCGCCGCGGCGCACGGGTGTACTGCGAGGCGGTGGGTCAGGGGCTGTCCTCCGACGCGCACCACATCGCGCAGCCGGAGCCGACCGGGCGCGGCATCGCCGCCGCCCTGCAGAACCTGCTGGACGCGACGGACCTCGCGCCCGAACAGTGCGTGCACGTCAACGCGCACGCCACGTCCACCCCCCAGGGTGACGTCGCCGAGATCAAGGCGCTGCGCAAGGTCTTCGGCGACCGGCTGGACCAGGTGGCGATCTCCGCCACGAAGTCGATGACCGGTCACCTCCTGGGCGGCGCGGGCGGTGTCGAGTCGGTCGCCACCGTGCTCGCGCTCTACCACCGCACGGCTCCGCCCACCATCAACGTCGACGAGCTGGACCCGGAGGTCGACGCCGACATCGTGCGGGGTACGGCCCGCGCGCTGCCGGAGGGCACGATCGCGGCGGTCAACAACTCGTTCGGCTTCGGCGGTCACAACGTCGTCCTGGGTTTCCGCTCGGTCTGA
- a CDS encoding acyl carrier protein: MAATQEEIVKGLAEIVNEIAGIPEEDVELDKSFTDDLDVDSLSMVEVVVAAEERFDVKIPDDDVKTLKTVGDAVKYIVEHQG, encoded by the coding sequence ATGGCCGCCACGCAGGAAGAGATCGTCAAGGGTCTCGCCGAGATCGTCAACGAGATCGCCGGTATCCCCGAGGAGGACGTCGAGCTGGACAAGTCCTTCACCGACGACCTGGACGTCGACTCGCTGTCGATGGTCGAGGTCGTGGTCGCCGCCGAGGAGCGCTTCGACGTGAAGATCCCCGACGACGACGTCAAGACCCTCAAGACCGTCGGCGACGCCGTCAAGTACATCGTGGAGCACCAGGGCTGA
- a CDS encoding ketoacyl-ACP synthase III codes for MPAKIKPAQGSPYARVLGVGGYRPTRVVPNEEILKHIESSDEWIRSRSGIATRHWAGPDETVTEMTLHAAGKAIADAGLAPEQVDAVIISTVSHFKQTPSVATEIAHRLGTGRAAAFDISAACAGFGYGLTIAKGLIVEGSARHVLVVGVERLSDLTDLTDRSTAFLFGDGAGAVIVGPSQEPAIGPTVWGSEGDKHETITQTLPWDVYRDGTPEKYPAIRQEGQTVFRWAVFEMAKVAQEALEVAGISAEDLDVFIPHQANMRIIDSMVKTLKLPEHVTVARDVETTGNTSAASIPLAMERLLATGQARSGDTALVIGFGAGLVYAATVVTLP; via the coding sequence ATGCCCGCGAAGATCAAGCCCGCCCAGGGCTCCCCGTACGCGCGTGTCCTCGGTGTGGGCGGCTACCGCCCGACCCGGGTCGTGCCGAACGAGGAGATCCTCAAGCACATCGAGTCCTCCGACGAGTGGATCCGCTCCCGGTCGGGCATCGCCACCCGCCACTGGGCCGGGCCCGACGAGACGGTCACCGAGATGACCCTGCACGCGGCGGGCAAGGCCATCGCGGACGCGGGCCTGGCCCCCGAGCAGGTGGACGCGGTCATCATCTCGACCGTCTCGCACTTCAAGCAGACGCCCTCGGTGGCCACCGAGATCGCCCACCGGCTGGGCACCGGCAGGGCCGCCGCGTTCGACATCTCCGCCGCCTGCGCCGGGTTCGGCTACGGCCTGACGATCGCCAAGGGCCTCATCGTCGAGGGCAGCGCGCGGCACGTGCTCGTCGTCGGCGTGGAGCGGCTCTCCGACCTCACCGACCTGACGGACCGCTCCACCGCGTTCCTCTTCGGCGACGGCGCCGGCGCGGTGATCGTCGGCCCCTCCCAGGAGCCGGCCATCGGCCCGACGGTGTGGGGCTCGGAGGGCGACAAGCACGAGACCATCACGCAGACCCTGCCCTGGGACGTCTACCGGGACGGCACGCCGGAGAAGTACCCCGCGATCCGCCAGGAGGGCCAGACGGTCTTCCGCTGGGCGGTCTTCGAGATGGCCAAGGTCGCCCAGGAGGCGCTGGAGGTGGCCGGGATCTCCGCGGAGGACCTGGACGTCTTCATCCCGCACCAGGCGAACATGCGGATCATCGACTCGATGGTGAAGACGCTCAAGCTGCCGGAGCACGTCACCGTCGCCCGGGACGTGGAGACGACCGGGAACACCTCGGCCGCCTCCATCCCGCTCGCCATGGAGCGGCTGCTGGCGACCGGGCAGGCCAGGAGCGGCGACACCGCGCTCGTCATCGGCTTCGGGGCGGGTCTCGTGTACGCGGCGACTGTCGTTACGCTCCCCTAG
- a CDS encoding ACP S-malonyltransferase, translated as MLVLVAPGQGAQSPGFLNPWLELPGVADLLTQWSEITGLDLVRHGTEADADEIRDTAVAQPLLVAAGLLSTRALLDGDPPSALDRVGAVAGHSVGELTAAATAGVLSERDAMAVVTRRGQAMAEAAAVTRTGMSAVLGGDADAVVAHLEGLGLTPANINGAGQIVAAGTTEQLAALAAERPEGARVRELKVAGAFHTHHMAPAVGALKEAVADLTPGAPAVRLVSNRDGQVVTDGGDFVDRLVGQVASPVRWDLCMDTFRELGVTAVIEVCPGGTLTGLAKRALPGVKTLALKTPDQLDAARELIAEHGTAE; from the coding sequence GTGCTCGTACTCGTCGCTCCAGGCCAAGGCGCCCAGTCGCCCGGCTTCCTGAATCCCTGGCTCGAACTCCCGGGTGTCGCGGACCTGCTCACGCAGTGGTCCGAGATCACCGGGCTCGACCTCGTGCGCCACGGCACGGAGGCCGACGCGGACGAGATCCGCGACACGGCCGTCGCGCAGCCGCTGCTGGTCGCCGCCGGGCTGCTCTCCACCCGCGCGCTGCTCGACGGCGACCCCCCGTCGGCGCTGGACCGCGTCGGCGCGGTCGCCGGGCACAGCGTCGGTGAGCTGACCGCCGCCGCGACGGCCGGGGTGCTCTCCGAGCGGGACGCCATGGCGGTCGTGACGCGGCGTGGACAGGCCATGGCCGAGGCCGCCGCCGTCACGCGGACGGGCATGTCCGCCGTGCTGGGCGGGGACGCCGACGCCGTCGTGGCCCACCTGGAGGGCCTCGGGCTGACGCCCGCCAACATCAACGGGGCCGGGCAGATCGTCGCCGCCGGCACCACGGAGCAGCTGGCCGCGCTCGCCGCCGAGCGGCCCGAGGGCGCCCGGGTGCGGGAGCTCAAGGTGGCGGGCGCCTTCCACACCCACCACATGGCACCCGCCGTCGGCGCGCTGAAGGAAGCCGTCGCCGACCTCACCCCCGGTGCTCCGGCCGTGCGGCTGGTCTCCAACCGGGACGGACAGGTCGTCACCGACGGCGGCGACTTCGTCGACCGTCTGGTCGGCCAGGTCGCCAGCCCCGTCCGCTGGGACCTGTGCATGGACACCTTCCGCGAGCTGGGTGTCACCGCCGTCATCGAGGTGTGCCCGGGCGGGACGCTGACCGGGCTCGCCAAGCGCGCTCTGCCGGGCGTCAAGACCCTGGCGCTCAAGACCCCCGACCAGCTCGACGCCGCCCGTGAGCTGATCGCCGAGCACGGCACCGCCGAATAG
- a CDS encoding PucR family transcriptional regulator gives MPEPAETPPPAVPDHPHAATLRRLQQHSGKLAAAAIARMDEQLTWYRVMPPENRSWIGLVAQAGIAAFTEWFRHPETPRAISTDVFGTAPRELTRAITLRQTVEMVRTTIEVVESAIDEVAAPGDEAVLREALLVYAREIAFATAQVYAQAAEARGAWDARLESLVVNAVLSGEADEGAVSRAAALGWNAPEHVCVVLGNAPDGDSELTVEAIRRAARYAKLQVLTGVLGSRLVVVAGGAEDPLKAAKSLIGPFAPGPVVAGPVVADLLSAPRSARAAAAGLRAAAAWPDAPRPVLADDLLPERAMAGDPTARDLLVEEIYRPLEDAGSALLETLSVYLEQASSLEGAARMLFVHPNTVRYRLRRVTDVTGWSPSDVRSAFTLRIALILGRLVDARTPVRP, from the coding sequence GTGCCCGAACCTGCTGAGACCCCGCCGCCCGCCGTCCCCGACCATCCGCACGCCGCCACGCTGCGTCGGCTCCAGCAGCACTCCGGCAAGCTGGCCGCCGCCGCGATCGCGCGGATGGACGAGCAGCTCACGTGGTACCGGGTCATGCCCCCGGAGAACCGTTCGTGGATCGGGCTGGTGGCGCAGGCGGGCATCGCGGCGTTCACCGAGTGGTTCCGGCACCCGGAGACGCCGCGCGCCATCAGCACCGACGTCTTCGGCACGGCCCCGCGCGAGCTGACGCGGGCGATCACGCTGCGGCAGACGGTGGAGATGGTCCGTACCACGATCGAGGTGGTCGAGAGCGCCATCGACGAGGTCGCCGCCCCGGGCGACGAGGCGGTGCTGCGCGAGGCGCTGCTGGTCTACGCGCGGGAGATCGCCTTCGCCACCGCGCAGGTGTACGCGCAGGCGGCGGAGGCGCGCGGGGCCTGGGACGCGCGGCTGGAGTCCCTGGTGGTGAACGCGGTGCTCTCCGGTGAGGCGGACGAGGGAGCGGTGTCGCGGGCGGCCGCCCTGGGCTGGAACGCGCCGGAACACGTGTGCGTGGTGCTGGGGAACGCTCCGGACGGGGACAGCGAGCTGACGGTCGAGGCGATCCGGCGCGCCGCCCGGTACGCGAAGCTTCAGGTGCTCACCGGTGTGCTCGGCAGCCGGCTGGTCGTCGTCGCCGGTGGTGCGGAGGATCCGCTGAAGGCGGCGAAGTCACTGATCGGCCCCTTCGCCCCGGGGCCGGTGGTGGCGGGCCCGGTGGTCGCGGACCTGCTGTCGGCGCCGCGGTCCGCGCGGGCCGCGGCGGCCGGGCTGCGGGCGGCGGCGGCGTGGCCGGACGCTCCGCGCCCGGTGCTGGCGGACGATCTCCTGCCCGAGCGGGCGATGGCGGGAGACCCCACGGCGCGCGATCTGCTGGTGGAGGAGATCTACAGACCGCTGGAGGACGCCGGTTCGGCGCTCCTGGAAACACTGAGCGTCTATCTGGAGCAGGCGAGCAGTCTGGAGGGCGCCGCGCGGATGCTGTTCGTGCACCCCAATACCGTGCGCTACCGGCTGCGACGTGTGACTGATGTCACCGGCTGGTCGCCTTCGGACGTACGTTCGGCGTTCACCCTGCGTATCGCACTGATTCTGGGACGGCTCGTCGACGCCAGGACGCCTGTCCGTCCTTGA